The following proteins are co-located in the Ruminococcaceae bacterium KH2T8 genome:
- a CDS encoding DNA polymerase-4, which translates to MRTILHSDMNNCYASIELLHRPELRGRPLAVGGDPEARHGIVLAKDLIAKKAGVKTGMALWQAKEVCPDIVFVPPRMDLYLRYSKMARQIYADYTDCQEPFGIDESWLDVTECNKFGGDGRAIAEDIRSRMKEELGITVSIGVSWNKVFAKFGSDYKKPDAVTVIDRDNYKTIIWESPVEDLLYVGRSTCRRLHSVGIRNIGQLAAADPDFLYRLLGKLGLVLSAFARGEDQTPVNNESHERIIKSIGNSTTTPRDLLTEEDVKITVYVLAESVSARLRKHGFKCNTVELTIRDNELYHFSRQCKTDRATDLTGEIAEYAMKLFRENYDWKKPIRSVGVRGCDLIEADAPMQLEMFIDQGRRDRYHQIDIAIDELRDRFGFKCVQRGLMYLDRELSNVNAKDDHIVHPKGYFVDGNRSGAEERI; encoded by the coding sequence GTGAGGACTATATTGCATTCGGACATGAATAACTGCTATGCGAGCATCGAGCTGCTGCACAGGCCGGAGCTTCGAGGCAGGCCGCTGGCCGTCGGAGGAGACCCGGAAGCCAGACACGGCATAGTCCTTGCGAAGGATCTTATAGCCAAGAAGGCGGGGGTCAAGACCGGCATGGCTCTGTGGCAGGCGAAGGAAGTATGTCCCGATATCGTATTCGTGCCGCCGAGGATGGATCTTTATCTTCGTTATTCCAAGATGGCCAGGCAGATCTACGCAGATTATACGGATTGTCAGGAGCCGTTCGGAATAGACGAGTCGTGGCTCGATGTGACCGAGTGTAATAAGTTCGGAGGAGACGGCAGGGCGATCGCCGAGGATATAAGGAGCAGGATGAAGGAGGAGCTCGGCATCACCGTAAGTATAGGTGTCAGCTGGAACAAGGTATTTGCCAAGTTCGGTTCCGATTACAAGAAGCCCGATGCCGTGACCGTGATAGACAGGGATAACTATAAGACGATCATATGGGAAAGCCCCGTGGAGGATCTTCTTTATGTCGGCAGATCTACATGCAGGAGACTTCATTCGGTCGGCATCAGGAATATAGGTCAGCTGGCTGCGGCTGATCCCGATTTCCTCTACAGGCTCCTCGGTAAACTGGGGCTCGTATTATCTGCTTTCGCACGCGGTGAGGATCAGACTCCGGTAAATAACGAATCTCATGAGCGGATAATAAAGAGCATCGGCAACAGTACCACGACTCCCCGTGACCTGCTGACCGAAGAGGACGTCAAGATAACCGTATATGTCCTGGCAGAGAGCGTATCGGCCAGGCTTCGAAAGCACGGCTTTAAGTGTAATACGGTCGAGCTTACGATCAGGGATAATGAACTCTATCACTTCTCGAGACAGTGTAAGACCGATCGTGCTACCGATCTTACGGGCGAGATAGCGGAATATGCGATGAAGCTCTTCCGCGAAAATTATGACTGGAAGAAGCCCATAAGGAGCGTAGGAGTTCGCGGCTGTGATCTTATCGAGGCGGATGCTCCGATGCAGCTCGAGATGTTCATCGATCAGGGCAGGCGCGACCGGTATCATCAGATCGATATAGCGATCGACGAGCTACGTGACAGATTCGGATTTAAATGTGTCCAGCGGGGATTGATGTATCTTGACCGGGAGCTTTCGAACGTAAATGCGAAGGATGATCATATAGTTCATCCGAAAGGATATTTTGTTGACGGAAACAGGTCGGGCGCCGAGGAGCGCATCTGA
- a CDS encoding putative ABC transport system permease protein, with amino-acid sequence MKVNSRKALSKLSFRSLRASKKQNIIAVLAIILTTVLFTTLFTVFFSFRSTLQLQQCKEYGDRSYASVEAAGSDVADKLREVPDVTNVGRMIMLGMTDDRQRVAWLDDTAAEMSFSTPESGRLPETSDEVVVSRSYLTSIGGGDIGSEITIDYETSGLASSCEVSETFTICGISGNDSKCIIVSEDYASDTFTSIGEDPMMFSSVLFDLKTPSEARAYRLAEEIGVNISSVFVNPAYASESDPLGEEGYAAIVVLMLLIFFTGFLIIYNIFQITVANKVRDYGLLKTIGVTTKQIRKIVRKQSLILCLIGIPTGLIAGYLIGVSMLPMVLAQTIYKNMEIVSGFNIFVFLGAAAISLITVFVSSSIPGRKASRVSPIEALRYTDVKVSMKNRKKVDPGIRSMAMANLGRNKVRTALVVLSISLAMVLFDTLCIFVDNMDMNSYIQSAAPSMDFIVSTPAFFTGEHNEFMTSSEIDEIASHIDSDHCGCAYSTLGDMMFVNADIDYPALAVGVDSELLDEVDIVEGDIYPMYEEGSNDIVVTEASGLNVGDKVTITFAEEFHYKDPATGTIYENPYDVPENMDFSNLEYIVVGVDREYTVCAVMDQFPTSYAPKYTFVGNSVELIMTAEQIADITQDNYEVMCYCADASSSEAADRAEAYLQELCESDPGRYEYNSMETVRKDFEQFTGAVKYIGGFLSGIVGLIAVLNFINAIFTGILSRKRELALLKAVGMTGKQLKNMLMTEGLFYALISVLFSIPFAVLVNMLFLKLDFFWSAATAHITVVPILILLPVLAALGAFIPNVIYGKVKGRSIVEDLRTNE; translated from the coding sequence ATGAAAGTAAACAGCAGAAAAGCTTTATCGAAATTAAGCTTCAGATCACTTCGTGCATCAAAAAAGCAGAATATAATAGCGGTCCTTGCGATCATTTTGACGACGGTCCTCTTTACGACACTCTTTACCGTATTCTTCTCTTTCAGAAGTACTTTACAACTGCAGCAGTGCAAGGAGTACGGTGACAGATCGTATGCTTCGGTAGAAGCGGCAGGCAGCGATGTTGCAGATAAGCTTCGGGAAGTCCCCGATGTTACAAATGTCGGCAGGATGATAATGCTGGGCATGACCGATGACAGGCAGCGCGTCGCCTGGCTGGATGATACGGCAGCCGAGATGTCATTCTCTACCCCTGAGTCGGGAAGACTTCCCGAGACTTCGGATGAAGTTGTAGTCAGCAGATCTTATCTGACGAGCATCGGAGGCGGTGATATCGGATCTGAGATCACGATAGATTACGAGACATCAGGACTTGCATCTTCCTGCGAAGTGAGTGAGACATTTACGATATGCGGCATCAGCGGCAATGATTCCAAATGCATCATCGTATCAGAGGATTATGCTTCTGATACATTTACATCAATAGGCGAAGATCCCATGATGTTCTCATCTGTCTTATTTGATCTAAAGACTCCGTCTGAGGCGAGAGCATATCGTCTTGCGGAAGAGATCGGGGTGAATATTTCTTCTGTTTTCGTAAATCCCGCATATGCATCTGAGTCTGATCCGCTGGGAGAAGAAGGATATGCTGCCATAGTAGTGCTGATGCTCCTGATATTCTTTACGGGATTTCTTATAATCTATAACATCTTCCAGATCACGGTGGCTAATAAGGTCAGGGACTACGGTCTTCTTAAGACCATCGGTGTCACAACAAAGCAGATAAGGAAGATAGTCAGGAAGCAGTCTCTTATCCTTTGTCTGATAGGTATCCCCACAGGACTTATCGCGGGATATCTGATCGGAGTATCCATGCTCCCCATGGTACTTGCTCAGACCATATATAAGAATATGGAGATAGTCAGCGGCTTTAATATCTTTGTGTTCTTAGGGGCTGCAGCTATATCCCTGATCACGGTGTTTGTCTCAAGTTCGATCCCCGGCCGTAAGGCTTCACGTGTCTCTCCCATAGAAGCTCTCCGCTATACGGATGTTAAGGTTTCTATGAAGAACAGAAAGAAGGTGGATCCGGGCATCCGCTCGATGGCAATGGCCAATCTAGGACGCAATAAGGTACGTACAGCTCTTGTAGTCCTCTCTATCTCGCTTGCTATGGTGCTCTTCGATACACTCTGTATCTTCGTTGATAACATGGATATGAATTCATATATACAGAGTGCGGCACCTTCTATGGACTTCATCGTATCTACGCCTGCTTTCTTTACGGGAGAACACAATGAATTCATGACATCATCAGAGATCGACGAGATAGCATCTCATATCGACAGCGATCACTGCGGCTGTGCCTATTCGACTTTAGGCGATATGATGTTCGTAAATGCCGATATCGATTATCCGGCGCTGGCAGTAGGGGTTGACAGCGAACTGCTGGATGAAGTGGATATAGTTGAAGGTGATATCTATCCGATGTACGAAGAGGGTAGTAACGATATCGTCGTAACTGAGGCTTCAGGACTTAATGTAGGGGACAAGGTAACGATCACCTTCGCAGAGGAATTTCACTATAAGGATCCTGCTACGGGCACCATTTACGAGAATCCTTACGATGTTCCCGAGAATATGGATTTCAGTAACCTCGAATACATCGTTGTCGGTGTCGACAGGGAATATACGGTCTGTGCAGTCATGGATCAGTTCCCCACTTCCTATGCTCCCAAGTACACATTCGTAGGCAATTCAGTCGAGCTCATCATGACCGCTGAACAGATCGCTGATATTACTCAAGATAACTACGAAGTCATGTGCTACTGTGCAGATGCCTCCAGCAGCGAGGCGGCTGATAGGGCTGAAGCTTATCTTCAGGAACTTTGCGAGAGTGATCCCGGCCGTTATGAATATAACAGCATGGAGACCGTCAGAAAGGATTTTGAGCAGTTTACGGGTGCCGTTAAATATATAGGAGGATTCTTAAGCGGCATAGTAGGCCTTATAGCTGTCCTTAACTTTATCAATGCGATCTTCACCGGCATACTGTCCAGGAAGAGAGAGCTTGCACTTCTCAAGGCTGTAGGCATGACAGGAAAGCAGCTCAAGAACATGCTCATGACAGAAGGACTCTTCTATGCACTGATATCCGTTCTGTTCTCGATCCCGTTTGCGGTTCTGGTAAACATGCTATTCTTAAAGCTCGACTTTTTCTGGTCGGCGGCGACTGCCCACATCACGGTAGTTCCGATCCTGATCCTTCTGCCGGTACTGGCAGCATTGGGAGCCTTTATACCTAATGTGATCTACGGAAAGGTAAAGGGAAGAAGCATCGTAGAGGATCTTCGCACAAACGAATAA
- a CDS encoding DNA-binding response regulator, OmpR family, contains REC and winged-helix (wHTH) domain, translating to MVNEQIMIVEDDNELNRGLCTAFKSDGKTVVCVSSVGGAKEQLSVFKPSLILMDINLPDGSGLDLLSYTKELHPEIPVIMLTANDTDSDIVRGLELGADDYMTKPFSLSVLRARVNTQLRRNASKSSEEIFEGDGYTFDFANMIFKKGETSFELSKTEQKILRILIANRGMTVKRNDLIDKVWTDGADYVDENALSVSIKRLRDKLGAKANIKTVYGLGYSWQTAD from the coding sequence ATGGTCAACGAACAGATAATGATCGTAGAGGATGATAATGAACTTAACCGCGGTCTTTGTACCGCTTTTAAGTCGGACGGCAAGACGGTCGTATGTGTAAGTTCCGTAGGCGGTGCCAAGGAACAGCTTTCAGTCTTTAAGCCTTCCCTTATATTGATGGATATAAATCTTCCTGACGGTTCGGGACTTGACCTTCTTTCGTATACGAAGGAACTGCATCCTGAGATCCCCGTTATCATGCTTACCGCAAATGATACGGATTCCGACATAGTAAGGGGATTGGAACTCGGTGCCGATGACTACATGACCAAGCCTTTCTCGCTCTCCGTACTTCGCGCGAGGGTGAATACTCAGCTCAGAAGAAATGCATCCAAGTCTTCTGAGGAGATCTTTGAAGGCGACGGATATACTTTCGATTTTGCGAATATGATCTTTAAGAAAGGTGAGACTTCTTTCGAGCTCAGTAAGACGGAGCAGAAGATCTTAAGGATCCTCATCGCTAACAGGGGCATGACCGTAAAGCGTAACGATCTTATCGACAAGGTCTGGACTGACGGTGCCGATTATGTTGATGAGAATGCTCTTTCCGTATCGATCAAGAGGCTTAGAGATAAGCTTGGAGCGAAGGCTAATATCAAGACTGTATACGGTCTTGGTTACAGCTGGCAGACGGCGGACTGA
- a CDS encoding putative ABC transport system ATP-binding protein yields the protein MAILRAEGLKKTYGKGDSKVEALRGVDLEVNKGEFVAIVGTSGSGKSTLLHMLGGLDRPTDGKVYIDDKDIFKLKDEALTVLRRRKIGFVFQSFNLVPVLNVMENILLPLELDGAKVDKERIDSIISTLGLDGQIHKLPTQLSGGQQQRVAIARALAGRPSVILADEPTGNLDTKTSQDVMSLFRVTADRFNQTIVMITHNTEIAQTADRIIRIEDGLIVNR from the coding sequence ATGGCAATATTAAGAGCAGAAGGCCTTAAGAAAACATACGGAAAAGGCGATAGTAAGGTTGAAGCATTAAGGGGCGTAGACCTTGAAGTTAATAAGGGAGAATTCGTAGCTATAGTAGGTACTTCCGGAAGCGGTAAGTCGACACTCCTTCACATGCTCGGAGGCTTGGACAGACCTACAGACGGTAAGGTGTATATCGACGATAAGGATATATTCAAGTTGAAGGACGAAGCTCTTACGGTATTAAGAAGACGTAAGATCGGATTCGTATTCCAGTCCTTTAACCTCGTTCCGGTATTAAACGTAATGGAGAACATCCTTCTTCCGCTGGAGCTTGACGGCGCAAAGGTCGACAAGGAACGCATAGACAGTATCATCTCCACGTTGGGACTTGACGGGCAGATCCATAAGCTGCCAACGCAGTTATCGGGAGGTCAGCAGCAGAGAGTTGCTATTGCAAGGGCTCTTGCCGGAAGACCTTCGGTCATTCTCGCGGATGAGCCTACCGGTAACCTGGATACCAAGACTTCACAGGATGTAATGAGTCTTTTCAGGGTCACTGCCGACAGATTCAATCAGACGATAGTGATGATCACTCACAATACAGAGATAGCACAGACTGCAGATCGCATCATAAGGATAGAAGACGGTCTTATCGTCAATCGCTGA
- a CDS encoding Signal transduction histidine kinase, with translation MITIPFMIMAAVALVSVVYAIVTRIRTRRTLDSVSDMLDSAIDGEISETSFDESMTSLLESKLHEYLSSSSLSAQKVEEEKEKIKTLISDISHQTKTPIANLVLYSDLLAEEDLSESSKQKLDAIRSQSEKLQFLIDSLVKMSRLENGLMNYVPVVSSVEELLESITDNLSSKAASKGISIEYEPTDLCINSDPKWTYEAIFNIADNAVKYTNEGGVKMYATEYEMFVRIDIEDTGIGISEEDSAKVFSRFYRSREVSEEEGVGIGLCLAREIITGVGGYIRLESTPGKGSKFSVYVPKGKNLSEVS, from the coding sequence ATGATCACGATCCCGTTCATGATAATGGCGGCAGTCGCCTTAGTATCCGTAGTCTATGCGATCGTAACACGCATAAGGACCAGACGCACATTGGATTCCGTTTCGGATATGCTCGACAGTGCGATAGACGGCGAGATCAGCGAGACATCTTTTGATGAGAGCATGACGTCTCTTCTTGAGTCGAAGCTTCATGAATACTTATCATCCTCTTCATTATCCGCGCAGAAAGTAGAAGAAGAGAAAGAGAAGATAAAGACATTGATCTCGGATATCTCTCACCAGACTAAGACTCCCATCGCCAACCTGGTTTTATACAGCGACCTTCTGGCAGAAGAGGATCTCTCCGAGAGCTCTAAGCAGAAATTAGATGCCATAAGATCTCAGTCTGAGAAGCTGCAGTTCCTTATAGATTCGTTGGTCAAGATGTCACGCCTTGAGAACGGTCTTATGAACTACGTTCCCGTAGTATCTTCCGTAGAGGAGCTTCTTGAGAGCATAACCGATAACTTATCCTCCAAGGCCGCTTCGAAAGGCATCTCCATAGAGTACGAGCCTACGGATCTTTGCATAAACTCTGATCCTAAGTGGACCTACGAAGCGATATTTAACATCGCCGACAACGCCGTTAAGTACACAAACGAAGGCGGCGTTAAGATGTATGCCACGGAATACGAGATGTTCGTAAGGATAGATATAGAAGATACGGGTATAGGTATCAGCGAGGAAGACAGCGCCAAGGTCTTCTCCAGATTCTATCGTAGCCGGGAGGTCAGCGAAGAAGAAGGAGTAGGAATAGGTCTTTGTCTTGCAAGAGAGATAATAACCGGCGTGGGCGGCTATATAAGACTCGAGTCGACGCCCGGTAAAGGATCTAAGTTCTCGGTATATGTCCCCAAAGGGAAGAATCTGTCGGAAGTGTCATAA